A region from the Lolium perenne isolate Kyuss_39 chromosome 4, Kyuss_2.0, whole genome shotgun sequence genome encodes:
- the LOC127293281 gene encoding uncharacterized protein, whose translation MATKSQKKKKLSAGNPSIQAKPPTPKQNPNPPKPTEKQATTAAAMKPKKQKESNEIDDIFQATKPDKKRKPQEEGEVAEGDKKPKKSRAEGASKKSKKESRGKGSEPGHEEVAQKRPRRRTNDGLTIYSADELGFGKADAGGTALCPFDCDCCF comes from the coding sequence ATGGCTACCAAATCCCAAAAGAAGAAGAAGCTTTCCGCCGGCAACCCCTCTATCCAGGCCAAGCCCCCCACCCCCAAACAAAATCCTAATCCTCCGAAACCAACGGAGAAGCAAGCGACAACGGCGGCGGCGATGAAGCCGAAGAAGCAGAAGGAGAGCAACGAGATCGACGACATCTTCCAGGCCACCAAGCCCGACAAGAAGCGCAAGCCGCAGGAGGAAGGGGAGGTGGCCGAGGGGGACAAGAAGCCCAAGAAGAGCAGGGCCGAGGGGGCTAGCAAGAAGAGCAAGAAGGAGAGTAGGGGCAAGGGCAGTGAGCCGGGCCACGAGGAGGTTGCGCAGAAGCGGCCGCGGCGGCGCACGAATGACGGGCTCACCATTTACTCCGCGGATGAGCTCGGGTTCGGCAAGGCCGACGCCGGCGGCACCGCGCTCTGCCCCTTCGACTGCGACTGCTGCTTCTGA